One Calditrichia bacterium DNA window includes the following coding sequences:
- the plsX gene encoding phosphate acyltransferase PlsX produces the protein MRIVVDAMGGDLAPKAPVHGAILYDREERGRDQVILVGDKTAIEEEIASHIISPHNIRVVHATEVIDMHDQPATAVRKKKDSSMVKGIRMIRDGEADAFVSAGSTGAQMAASLLTLGRIKGVSRPAIGAFLPRESGVVLLIDVGANADCKPINLLQFGIMGGIFIEYATNLAKSRVALLSIGEEKSKGNELVLAAHDLMQKHLENFIGNIEGRDILHDKADVIVTDGFTGNVVLKFAESIVGIFGNSLKRRIKQNLFSLTGAFLMRPAFRAMKRAYDYEEYGGVPLLGIDGISIICHGSSSAKALKNAIHVAKIMGEKQVNKHIEEELSARGLLWGETQSSQA, from the coding sequence TTGCGCATAGTTGTAGATGCAATGGGTGGTGATCTGGCCCCGAAAGCCCCGGTTCATGGGGCGATTTTATATGATCGCGAAGAACGCGGTAGAGATCAGGTAATCCTTGTTGGCGATAAAACGGCAATTGAGGAAGAGATCGCCAGCCACATCATATCTCCCCACAATATCCGGGTTGTGCATGCCACAGAAGTAATTGACATGCACGACCAGCCAGCCACGGCGGTCCGCAAAAAAAAGGACTCGTCCATGGTTAAAGGCATTCGCATGATCCGCGATGGTGAAGCAGATGCCTTTGTAAGCGCCGGAAGCACCGGTGCCCAAATGGCTGCCAGCCTGCTGACACTCGGGCGAATAAAAGGCGTCAGCCGACCGGCGATTGGGGCATTTTTGCCACGCGAGAGCGGTGTTGTTTTGCTCATCGATGTGGGTGCGAATGCAGATTGCAAACCGATCAACCTGCTGCAATTTGGGATTATGGGCGGTATTTTTATTGAATATGCCACCAATCTCGCCAAATCCCGGGTGGCTTTGCTGAGCATCGGCGAGGAAAAATCCAAAGGCAATGAACTGGTGCTCGCCGCACACGACCTGATGCAAAAGCATCTGGAAAATTTTATCGGAAACATCGAAGGGCGGGACATTCTGCATGATAAAGCGGATGTCATCGTTACCGACGGATTTACCGGAAACGTAGTGCTCAAATTTGCGGAAAGCATTGTGGGTATTTTTGGCAACAGCCTGAAACGGCGAATCAAACAAAATTTATTTTCACTGACGGGGGCATTTTTGATGCGTCCGGCTTTCCGCGCAATGAAACGCGCATACGATTACGAAGAATACGGCGGCGTACCGCTGCTCGGCATCGATGGCATTTCCATCATTTGCCACGGCAGCTCCTCCGCAAAGGCCCTGAAAAATGCTATTCACGTGGCAAAAATCATGGGCGAAAAGCAGGTAAACAAACATATCGAAGAAGAGCTAAGCGCAAGAGGTCTCTTATGGGGCGAAACGCAATCATCACAGGCGTAG
- a CDS encoding DUF177 domain-containing protein, producing the protein MKLPILHLQDGIHHFSESVLLDALDFFRKELYPNPVKTNVMLNKYGNTIQAEITAETTAVYICDRCLTEYEKPVNIEFSMLIQIGENAVETDEENVIHLPKDTAELSITDWLVEYLIINTPMKMLCDEDCKGICAGCGANLNTEPCSCSNDGIDPRWEKLGALRK; encoded by the coding sequence ATGAAGTTGCCAATTTTACATTTGCAGGACGGAATCCATCATTTCAGCGAATCCGTTCTATTGGATGCACTGGACTTTTTTCGGAAAGAGTTGTATCCGAATCCGGTAAAAACCAATGTAATGCTGAACAAATACGGCAACACGATTCAGGCAGAGATAACTGCAGAAACAACAGCGGTTTACATCTGCGACAGATGCCTGACAGAATACGAAAAACCGGTGAATATTGAATTTTCAATGCTGATTCAGATCGGCGAAAACGCCGTTGAAACAGACGAAGAAAACGTCATTCATTTGCCAAAAGACACGGCAGAGCTATCCATTACCGATTGGCTGGTTGAATATTTGATCATCAACACGCCAATGAAAATGCTCTGCGACGAGGACTGCAAAGGTATTTGCGCCGGATGCGGTGCGAATCTGAACACTGAGCCATGTAGTTGCAGTAACGACGGTATCGATCCGCGCTGGGAGAAACTTGGCGCATTGCGCAAGTAA
- a CDS encoding ketoacyl-ACP synthase III, whose translation MGRNAIITGVGHYVPSKVLTNKDLEKLVETNDEWIVSRTGIRERRILEEDKATSYMAWQAAKMILDEKQIDPNEIDLVIVATVTPDTFFPSTGCRVQDMLGANRAWGMDLNGACTGFVYALATGAQFIESGMYKKVLVIGADKMSSILDFTDRTTCILFGDAAGAVLLEPSEDENYGVLDSILRSDGSGGQFLHMMGGGSLHPASHETVDSRLHYIYQDGRTVYKFAVTRMADVAAEIIEKNQLTGEDIKFFIPHQANLRIIDAAAKRMKLREDQVVINIDRFGNTTAATIPLALSEVYQAGKLNKGDNIVMAAFGAGFTWGSSLIRWAI comes from the coding sequence ATGGGGCGAAACGCAATCATCACAGGCGTAGGCCATTATGTACCATCCAAGGTATTAACAAATAAAGATTTAGAGAAACTCGTAGAAACCAATGATGAGTGGATTGTCAGCCGAACCGGTATTCGCGAACGGCGCATTCTGGAGGAAGACAAAGCCACATCATACATGGCGTGGCAAGCCGCCAAAATGATTCTCGATGAAAAACAAATCGATCCGAATGAAATCGATCTGGTTATCGTGGCAACCGTAACGCCGGATACATTTTTCCCGAGCACAGGCTGCCGGGTTCAGGACATGCTCGGCGCAAATCGCGCATGGGGAATGGATTTGAACGGCGCATGCACCGGATTTGTGTATGCATTGGCAACAGGTGCCCAGTTTATCGAAAGCGGCATGTATAAAAAAGTGCTGGTGATCGGGGCGGATAAAATGAGCTCGATTCTCGATTTTACCGATCGCACCACCTGCATTTTGTTTGGCGATGCTGCCGGCGCCGTTTTGCTGGAACCATCCGAAGACGAAAATTACGGCGTGCTCGATTCCATTTTGCGCAGCGATGGCTCCGGGGGACAATTTCTGCACATGATGGGCGGCGGCAGTTTGCACCCCGCATCCCACGAAACCGTGGACAGTCGCCTGCACTATATTTATCAGGATGGGCGAACCGTTTACAAATTCGCGGTAACCCGCATGGCGGATGTTGCTGCGGAAATAATTGAAAAAAATCAACTTACCGGCGAAGATATCAAATTTTTTATCCCGCATCAGGCCAATTTGCGGATTATCGACGCCGCCGCAAAACGCATGAAATTGCGCGAAGATCAGGTGGTGATCAACATCGATCGGTTTGGCAACACCACAGCCGCCACCATTCCGCTGGCACTTTCGGAAGTGTATCAGGCCGGAAAATTGAACAAAGGTGACAACATCGTGATGGCTGCATTTGGCGCCGGATTCACCTGGGGCAGCTCACTGA
- a CDS encoding response regulator, with the protein MPERQKRVLIVDDEEDLTWTLSKKLSKDSDKFDVMCVNSGREAIEVLNQVPFDLVITDVRMPEVSGLELLTQVKDLYPSTKVIIMTAYGSSDVKKNATSQGCFNYIEKPFEINELRRQILEALEQKKGFKGSVSDFQLSDIIQLNCYGRISSGLRVICDDEVGMIFFQEGNIVHAETPRFEGESAFYHIMSWQGGEFQVMRNQLPPRETITRGWQSLLLESLRRLDESSDLAKQEAEREKQRRQNRLKTIVEKICNAENVEHVLIHSRAGFPLFYDGNISERPEIISDLGNYIANVLEGIIKSTRFLKGGRLDYWEMQFEKRTLVMFKIPRQDAYLSVIGREGVNSGFMRVEVKKHLKELANLL; encoded by the coding sequence ATGCCCGAGCGCCAGAAACGCGTTCTGATCGTTGATGATGAAGAAGATTTGACCTGGACGCTATCTAAAAAATTATCCAAAGACAGTGATAAATTTGATGTTATGTGTGTCAACTCGGGGCGCGAAGCCATCGAAGTGCTCAATCAGGTGCCGTTTGATCTGGTGATTACCGATGTTCGCATGCCCGAAGTTAGCGGTTTGGAATTGTTGACCCAGGTGAAAGACCTTTATCCGTCTACCAAAGTGATCATCATGACAGCGTACGGATCGTCCGATGTGAAGAAAAATGCCACCTCGCAAGGATGCTTTAATTATATCGAGAAACCGTTTGAAATCAACGAGTTACGCAGGCAAATTCTTGAGGCGCTGGAGCAGAAAAAAGGTTTCAAAGGCAGTGTGTCGGATTTCCAGTTGAGCGACATCATCCAGTTGAATTGTTACGGCAGAATCAGCTCCGGATTGCGGGTCATTTGCGATGACGAAGTGGGCATGATATTTTTTCAGGAAGGCAATATTGTGCACGCCGAAACGCCGCGTTTCGAAGGCGAGAGCGCGTTTTACCACATCATGAGCTGGCAGGGTGGAGAATTTCAGGTGATGCGCAACCAACTGCCGCCTCGCGAAACCATCACACGCGGCTGGCAAAGCCTGTTGCTGGAAAGTCTGCGCCGGCTGGACGAAAGCTCCGACCTCGCCAAACAGGAAGCGGAGCGCGAAAAACAACGTCGCCAAAACCGCCTCAAAACAATCGTTGAAAAAATTTGCAATGCAGAAAATGTTGAACATGTGCTGATTCACTCCCGCGCCGGTTTTCCGCTTTTTTATGATGGGAATATTTCGGAACGCCCGGAAATTATCAGCGATTTGGGCAATTATATTGCCAATGTTTTGGAAGGCATTATCAAATCGACCCGATTTTTGAAAGGCGGGCGACTGGATTATTGGGAAATGCAGTTTGAAAAACGCACGCTGGTGATGTTCAAAATTCCCCGGCAGGATGCATATTTATCCGTTATTGGCCGGGAAGGTGTGAACAGTGGTTTTATGCGTGTCGAAGTTAAAAAGCATCTCAAAGAGCTGGCGAATTTATTGTGA
- a CDS encoding isoprenylcysteine carboxylmethyltransferase family protein gives MNIQNWSKNTGSFGKRLFRLRGYTPYPIVLLFFFLAQPTPNSFAAGIFWVIAGEILRIWSVAYTGKETRQHIINTPKLAVGGPYAFVRNPIYIGNLIIYSGVTIIANLWLPFFLFFVWLYFGLQYIFIVRAEENALQSAFGAAYDRYRQAVPAWLPALKPYPGERETADYREAFRSESSTFWSIAGFLGVLFWRMNVINQSIG, from the coding sequence ATGAACATACAGAACTGGTCAAAAAACACTGGCAGCTTCGGTAAACGGCTGTTTCGCCTGCGCGGATACACGCCATACCCAATTGTGCTCCTGTTTTTTTTCCTCGCACAACCCACGCCAAACAGTTTTGCGGCGGGAATTTTTTGGGTTATTGCGGGCGAGATATTGCGCATCTGGAGCGTTGCCTACACCGGAAAAGAAACCCGCCAACACATCATCAACACCCCAAAATTAGCCGTCGGCGGACCGTACGCATTTGTCCGCAATCCCATTTACATCGGGAATCTGATTATCTATAGCGGCGTAACAATTATTGCCAATTTGTGGCTGCCATTTTTCCTGTTTTTTGTGTGGCTATATTTTGGCTTGCAATATATATTTATCGTCCGGGCGGAAGAAAATGCGCTGCAATCTGCGTTTGGAGCTGCATATGATCGTTACCGGCAGGCTGTTCCGGCGTGGCTTCCGGCACTGAAACCATATCCGGGAGAGCGCGAAACAGCAGATTATCGCGAGGCGTTCCGGTCAGAGTCCAGCACGTTTTGGAGTATCGCCGGGTTTTTGGGTGTGTTGTTTTGGCGAATGAATGTTATCAATCAATCAATCGGATAA
- the amrB gene encoding AmmeMemoRadiSam system protein B yields MIDMMNRPVMRYVDAFPYEEGGDSLFYIRDPQEIATSPLVVSPAELFILSMFDGQHSPRDIKMEFASQFQGILLDDEHIFQLIQILDENYYLNSPRFRDYYEELQMDFRKATVRPAWHAGGSYPKDSEMLRAQIDAFYNDTEGAGLPLRNGKLNAHPVTHNLVAIMAPHIDLRVGGTCYTHAYKPLIEAGNPADVYIILGVAHYGGGGFFTATAKDFETPLGVVQTDRAFIEKWGEYAGTDFTKGDWAHRTEHSIEFQLPFLQHSFSHSYQIVPILCGSPEPHIRAGKQLDQVPEINKAISALKRVILEDGRNIQIILSVDLAHMGPKFDDPFKVDETKAAEIRTADETMFRIISEFDPEEFHNLMEKDLLKRNVDACSAIFTLMQLMKKSSVKTVGYQQNLQPDTQSIVTFGSMVFYGELASQ; encoded by the coding sequence ATGATAGACATGATGAACCGACCGGTGATGCGCTATGTGGACGCCTTCCCTTACGAAGAAGGCGGCGACTCGCTTTTTTATATCCGCGATCCCCAGGAAATTGCCACATCACCGTTAGTCGTGTCACCCGCGGAACTGTTTATCCTGTCCATGTTCGACGGGCAACACTCCCCCCGCGATATTAAAATGGAGTTTGCCAGCCAGTTTCAAGGCATTTTGCTCGACGACGAACACATCTTTCAATTGATCCAGATTCTCGATGAAAACTACTACCTGAACAGCCCCCGTTTCCGGGATTATTATGAGGAGTTGCAGATGGATTTCCGAAAAGCTACTGTTCGCCCGGCATGGCATGCGGGTGGTTCCTATCCCAAAGATTCCGAAATGTTGCGCGCCCAAATCGATGCATTTTATAATGATACGGAAGGCGCCGGACTACCGTTGCGCAACGGCAAGCTCAACGCACATCCGGTAACCCATAATCTGGTGGCAATTATGGCGCCGCATATCGACCTGCGGGTGGGCGGCACATGTTACACCCACGCTTACAAACCATTGATCGAAGCCGGAAACCCGGCGGACGTATACATTATATTAGGCGTTGCACATTATGGCGGCGGCGGTTTTTTTACCGCAACGGCTAAGGATTTTGAAACGCCGCTGGGCGTTGTGCAAACAGATCGCGCGTTCATCGAAAAATGGGGCGAATACGCCGGAACAGATTTCACCAAAGGCGATTGGGCGCACCGGACTGAACATTCTATCGAATTTCAGTTGCCGTTTTTGCAGCACAGTTTTAGCCATTCCTATCAAATTGTGCCGATTTTATGCGGCTCGCCGGAACCGCACATCCGCGCCGGGAAACAACTGGATCAGGTGCCGGAAATCAACAAAGCTATTTCTGCGTTAAAACGCGTAATTTTGGAAGATGGTCGCAATATTCAAATTATTTTAAGTGTCGATCTGGCGCACATGGGACCCAAATTTGACGATCCGTTCAAAGTGGACGAAACGAAAGCAGCCGAAATCCGCACAGCGGACGAAACCATGTTCCGGATTATCAGTGAATTTGACCCCGAAGAATTTCACAATTTGATGGAAAAGGATTTGTTGAAACGGAATGTAGATGCCTGCTCGGCAATTTTCACATTGATGCAGTTGATGAAGAAAAGTTCAGTAAAAACAGTCGGTTATCAGCAAAATTTACAGCCGGATACCCAATCTATTGTCACCTTTGGCAGCATGGTTTTTTACGGGGAACTGGCATCACAATAA
- a CDS encoding DUF4920 domain-containing protein, with protein sequence MRKVLFLFILVLFVASCQQQPQTEASADAKSNETSEMDEKSLLEKADPAGEYGKGVAVTEATEIAAILAEPEAFEGKTVLVKGEVAEVCAMRGCWMDVASGAEKIRIKVRDGDIVFPLSAVGHEAAVEGMVERLDLSREKAVEWLAHEAEEKGEAFDSTSVTGPLTIWRIKGAGAVIQAKS encoded by the coding sequence ATGCGTAAGGTATTGTTCCTATTCATCCTGGTACTGTTTGTCGCAAGCTGCCAGCAGCAGCCGCAAACGGAAGCTTCGGCAGATGCAAAAAGCAACGAAACCAGCGAAATGGATGAAAAATCACTTCTGGAAAAAGCCGATCCTGCGGGTGAATATGGCAAAGGTGTGGCAGTAACCGAAGCAACGGAGATTGCGGCAATTCTCGCAGAACCGGAAGCTTTCGAAGGCAAAACCGTGTTGGTGAAAGGCGAAGTTGCCGAAGTTTGTGCAATGCGCGGTTGCTGGATGGATGTTGCCAGCGGTGCGGAAAAAATTCGTATAAAAGTAAGAGATGGCGATATTGTTTTCCCGCTCAGCGCTGTAGGACATGAAGCCGCTGTTGAAGGAATGGTTGAAAGATTGGATCTCTCCCGGGAAAAAGCTGTCGAATGGCTGGCGCACGAAGCCGAAGAAAAGGGTGAAGCATTCGATTCCACCAGCGTTACCGGACCTTTAACCATCTGGCGAATTAAAGGCGCCGGCGCAGTTATTCAGGCAAAATCCTGA
- a CDS encoding VOC family protein: MKVQRIMETCIYCRDLVAAEAFYTTVLGCEVLTKEPDRHVFFKLANAMLLVFNPDNTMSPGSDIPPHGAYGEGHVAFAMREDQVGKWREKLADNNVSIEMEIEWPNGGISIYFRDPANNSVELITPKTWGY, from the coding sequence ATGAAAGTTCAACGCATAATGGAAACCTGCATTTATTGCAGGGATTTGGTCGCCGCAGAAGCATTTTATACAACTGTTCTCGGTTGCGAGGTGCTGACAAAAGAGCCTGACCGACACGTGTTTTTCAAATTGGCCAATGCGATGCTGCTCGTTTTTAATCCCGATAACACGATGTCGCCGGGAAGCGATATTCCGCCGCACGGCGCATATGGCGAAGGGCACGTCGCGTTCGCGATGCGCGAAGACCAGGTCGGGAAATGGCGGGAAAAACTTGCCGACAATAACGTGTCAATCGAAATGGAAATCGAGTGGCCAAACGGCGGCATCTCAATTTATTTCCGCGATCCGGCGAACAATAGCGTGGAACTGATTACACCCAAAACCTGGGGGTATTGA
- a CDS encoding methionine adenosyltransferase — MKKNFLFTSESVSAGHPDKVCDCVSDTIVDAIFESGGDVRGNRAAIETMVTKNLTVLTGEVKIPDGVEIDYEALARKAIREIGYDNAELQFDHNCEIINRVHKQSPEIAVGVDSGGAGDQGMMFGYATNETPELMPLPITMAHKIVRALDESRLNGKIPFLRPDGKSQVTVRYEDWKPVAIEKVVVAVPHHPSKTNDDVKEVVYNQIVTPLLKEYGLPFDRSENSYIVNGTGVWTIGGPVSDAGLTGRKIIVDTYGGMGRHGGGAFSGKDPSKVDRSGAYAARYVAKNLVAAGVADRVEIQVAYVIGHADPVSVMVECFGTHKIAESRIVEIVENVFDLRPRGIMEALKLQSPGYRQTAAYGHFGRSESRFTWESVDKVDAIRKMM, encoded by the coding sequence ATGAAAAAGAATTTCCTGTTCACTTCGGAGTCGGTTTCCGCCGGACATCCGGACAAGGTTTGTGATTGCGTTTCGGATACCATTGTGGACGCTATTTTTGAATCGGGCGGCGATGTGCGCGGCAATCGCGCAGCCATCGAAACAATGGTAACCAAAAACCTGACCGTGCTCACCGGCGAAGTAAAAATTCCCGACGGCGTGGAAATCGATTACGAAGCACTGGCGCGCAAAGCCATACGGGAAATCGGTTACGACAATGCCGAACTTCAATTTGACCACAACTGCGAAATTATTAACCGGGTTCACAAACAATCACCGGAAATTGCTGTTGGCGTGGATAGCGGCGGCGCCGGGGATCAGGGCATGATGTTCGGTTATGCAACCAACGAAACGCCGGAACTGATGCCATTGCCCATTACCATGGCCCACAAAATTGTTCGCGCGCTGGATGAATCGCGACTGAACGGCAAAATCCCGTTTTTGCGCCCGGACGGCAAATCGCAGGTAACCGTGCGTTACGAAGACTGGAAACCGGTTGCTATCGAAAAAGTGGTGGTGGCAGTGCCGCATCATCCCTCCAAAACCAATGATGACGTAAAAGAAGTTGTTTATAATCAAATCGTTACGCCTTTACTAAAGGAATACGGTTTGCCTTTCGATCGCTCCGAAAACAGCTATATTGTGAATGGCACCGGTGTTTGGACAATCGGTGGTCCGGTATCCGATGCCGGTTTGACCGGACGTAAAATTATCGTCGATACCTATGGCGGAATGGGTCGCCACGGCGGCGGCGCATTTTCCGGAAAAGATCCTTCCAAAGTGGATCGCTCCGGTGCATACGCAGCGCGTTATGTTGCCAAAAATCTGGTAGCTGCCGGCGTTGCGGATCGGGTGGAAATTCAGGTTGCCTACGTTATTGGTCACGCAGATCCGGTTTCGGTGATGGTGGAGTGTTTCGGTACTCACAAAATTGCAGAAAGCCGCATCGTCGAAATCGTTGAAAACGTATTTGACCTGCGCCCGCGCGGCATCATGGAAGCATTGAAACTGCAAAGCCCCGGCTATCGCCAAACAGCAGCTTACGGTCATTTTGGCCGCAGCGAATCGCGGTTTACCTGGGAATCTGTGGATAAAGTTGATGCGATCCGTAAGATGATGTAA
- the rpmF gene encoding 50S ribosomal protein L32 gives MANPKRKISKSKRDMRRANWYRKLTAPSLTECTNCGESKLPHHACPKCGVYKNQRITDAEEA, from the coding sequence ATGGCGAATCCAAAACGCAAAATATCCAAGTCGAAGCGTGACATGCGCCGGGCAAATTGGTACCGGAAACTGACAGCGCCCAGCCTGACCGAATGCACCAACTGTGGCGAATCAAAACTGCCGCACCACGCCTGCCCGAAATGTGGCGTATACAAAAATCAACGCATTACAGATGCAGAAGAAGCCTAA